One stretch of Halalkalicoccus tibetensis DNA includes these proteins:
- a CDS encoding type I restriction endonuclease subunit R gives MNEMELAEKPALQVFQDIGYDYKPGSELGPNSDDPERASLSDVVLRGRLEQKLCEFNPSLPDEAIEDAISQLLGFNSPVLLKNNKNFHEKLVSGIQVEYEVDGEPRGNFVDVFNFDEPETNDFLVSNQVIIQIAEGPQRKPDVIMFVNGLPIGVLEMKDPTNPQASMSNAYKQVTDRYVNDIPDLFHYNELIGIMDMNNAQLGCLSAGWEWFSPWRYIDEEKDATNELPPSEVLIRGAFDKERLLDLIQNFILYADEDGKLGKKLAAYHQFYAVNNAVESSREVVPNPDEDRIGLVWHTQGSGKSLSMVFYAKKIRQEHSMKNPTLVFLTDRNDLDDQLYREFKSHGLEAEWADSDNRIELRDRLDREAGGIIFATIQKFQTTDDEIQYPEVNDRKNVIVVADEAHRTQYKSLATNVRDGLPNASHLGFTATPIEKEDRSTTNTFGGYISQYTIKESEKDESTVPIYYESRLAKLQINNPEIENRFNELMESKSDNLKEEMKRKWTQLRRVIENSEERTEMIADDVVEHFSNREIEGKGMVVAISRQAAVNLSQKIRSNPNAPETRVVISGAEDFIDDPISNEVLKRRFKDEDDLFKIAVVCDKWLTGFDAPHLHTLYLDKPMKNHNLLQAIGRVNRVYKDKPGGLIVDYIGISKRLKQALDKYTSDIRSDAMLDIEKAVKVMKEKHQKVANFFGAVDYDDWPQLDRLERKRLLYKAQNEVLVTEEREDQFRDSMKELKKAHALVTPHSAASDIRADVAFFEAVLGAINSIEESGNPDELEDVDSAMKELVAEGVGIEDMIEVTGFDKWEKEKPVLSDEFLQDVEKVEFENLQVKMLRQLLENEINTRKKGNLAKYESFEEGLQKTINDYNEGFLSTQQMIDELRDYAEQIQETDDRQDELDLSDEELAFYDAISSNTDTEIDEETLKAIARELKQNLKDSVELDWTSREKIRAEIKTEVKGVLRSNGLSLYKHEELVDPIVAQAEAFYGGAAA, from the coding sequence ATGAATGAGATGGAGTTGGCGGAGAAACCGGCCCTACAGGTTTTCCAAGACATCGGATATGACTACAAGCCTGGTTCTGAGCTTGGGCCGAATAGTGACGACCCAGAGCGCGCCTCACTTTCTGATGTGGTGCTGCGTGGCCGTCTTGAACAGAAGCTCTGCGAGTTCAACCCATCTCTGCCAGATGAAGCTATTGAGGATGCGATTTCTCAGCTTCTCGGTTTCAATTCACCTGTTCTACTCAAGAATAATAAGAATTTCCACGAGAAGCTGGTTAGCGGCATCCAAGTTGAGTATGAGGTAGATGGGGAACCTAGAGGGAACTTCGTCGACGTCTTCAACTTTGATGAGCCGGAGACGAATGATTTTCTCGTCTCTAATCAGGTCATCATTCAAATTGCGGAGGGTCCACAGCGGAAGCCCGACGTCATCATGTTCGTCAACGGTCTTCCTATCGGCGTCTTGGAGATGAAGGACCCGACGAATCCTCAGGCGTCAATGAGTAATGCGTATAAGCAGGTCACAGATCGTTACGTGAACGATATTCCGGACTTGTTCCACTACAACGAGCTTATCGGCATCATGGACATGAACAATGCCCAGCTCGGATGTCTCAGTGCAGGTTGGGAGTGGTTCTCACCTTGGCGGTACATCGACGAGGAGAAAGACGCTACCAACGAGCTACCACCTTCAGAGGTATTGATCCGTGGCGCTTTCGATAAAGAAAGACTGTTAGATCTTATTCAGAATTTCATACTATACGCTGATGAAGACGGAAAGCTCGGGAAGAAGCTTGCAGCCTACCACCAGTTCTACGCGGTAAACAACGCTGTTGAGAGCAGTAGAGAAGTCGTCCCAAATCCGGATGAAGATCGTATAGGGCTTGTCTGGCATACTCAGGGGTCCGGGAAATCGCTATCGATGGTTTTCTACGCTAAGAAGATTCGCCAGGAACACTCGATGAAGAACCCGACGCTTGTCTTTTTAACTGACCGGAACGATCTTGACGACCAACTATACAGGGAGTTCAAAAGCCACGGTTTAGAGGCAGAGTGGGCAGACAGCGACAACCGGATTGAACTTCGGGACAGGCTGGATCGAGAAGCTGGCGGTATTATCTTTGCGACGATCCAAAAATTCCAGACTACGGATGATGAAATTCAATATCCGGAGGTCAACGACCGCAAGAATGTGATTGTAGTGGCTGACGAGGCTCACCGCACACAGTACAAGAGCTTAGCTACAAACGTCCGTGATGGTCTACCGAACGCTTCTCACCTCGGATTTACTGCTACCCCGATAGAAAAGGAGGACCGATCCACTACGAACACGTTCGGCGGCTACATCAGTCAGTACACGATTAAGGAATCTGAGAAGGATGAGTCCACTGTTCCAATTTACTACGAGAGTCGATTGGCTAAGCTCCAGATCAATAATCCAGAGATTGAGAACCGGTTTAACGAGTTGATGGAGTCGAAGTCAGATAACTTAAAGGAAGAGATGAAGCGGAAGTGGACTCAGCTTCGCCGCGTTATCGAAAATAGTGAAGAACGAACCGAGATGATTGCTGATGATGTCGTTGAGCACTTCAGCAATCGAGAAATAGAAGGTAAGGGAATGGTGGTCGCAATTAGCCGCCAAGCCGCAGTAAACCTGAGCCAGAAAATCAGGAGTAACCCAAATGCTCCTGAGACACGCGTGGTGATCTCTGGCGCGGAGGATTTCATTGATGACCCCATCTCAAACGAGGTGTTGAAACGCCGTTTCAAAGACGAAGACGATCTATTCAAAATCGCTGTCGTCTGCGATAAGTGGTTAACTGGCTTTGATGCACCCCATTTGCATACACTCTATCTAGATAAGCCGATGAAGAATCATAATTTACTTCAGGCAATCGGCAGGGTTAATCGTGTTTACAAAGACAAGCCAGGTGGACTGATTGTAGACTATATCGGTATCAGTAAGCGGCTGAAGCAGGCCTTGGATAAGTACACTTCAGATATTCGAAGTGATGCGATGCTAGATATTGAGAAGGCTGTGAAAGTGATGAAGGAGAAGCATCAGAAGGTAGCTAATTTCTTTGGAGCAGTGGATTATGATGACTGGCCACAGCTTGACCGATTAGAGCGAAAGCGGTTGCTCTACAAGGCGCAAAATGAGGTATTGGTTACTGAGGAACGCGAGGATCAATTCCGGGATTCAATGAAGGAGTTGAAGAAAGCTCATGCGCTGGTCACGCCACATTCTGCGGCAAGCGATATTCGTGCGGATGTCGCCTTCTTTGAAGCAGTTCTCGGGGCGATAAACAGTATTGAGGAATCTGGGAATCCGGATGAGTTGGAGGACGTGGATTCTGCGATGAAGGAGTTAGTAGCTGAGGGTGTTGGCATCGAAGATATGATAGAGGTGACCGGTTTCGACAAGTGGGAGAAAGAGAAGCCGGTGCTCAGTGATGAGTTCCTCCAGGACGTGGAGAAAGTCGAGTTTGAGAATCTGCAGGTGAAGATGCTTCGACAGTTGCTTGAGAACGAGATTAACACTAGGAAGAAGGGTAACTTGGCGAAGTACGAGTCGTTCGAGGAAGGGCTTCAGAAGACGATCAATGATTATAACGAGGGTTTCCTTTCTACTCAACAGATGATAGACGAGCTAAGGGATTATGCTGAACAGATTCAAGAAACGGATGATCGGCAAGATGAACTCGATTTGAGCGATGAGGAACTCGCGTTCTACGATGCTATTTCGTCTAATACCGACACGGAAATCGACGAAGAGACGTTGAAAGCTATCGCTCGGGAGCTCAAGCAGAATCTGAAAGACAGTGTCGAGCTTGATTGGACGAGTCGGGAGAAAATTAGGGCCGAAATCAAGACGGAGGTAAAGGGTGTACTGAGAAGTAATGGTCTAAGTCTCTACAAGCATGAGGAACTAGTTGATCCAATCGTGGCGCAGGCCGAAGCTTTCTATGGCGGGGCTGCCGCGTGA
- a CDS encoding restriction endonuclease subunit S, which translates to MNSESQALDEADEDSTLHLELRKVATHIVDSEHKSAPESEEGYPLIKTSDLEDGRIDFQNIARVEEDIYQDWTNRLTPKPGDIILTREAPVGRVGLVPNGKKVCLGQRTVLIRADSKEVDEQYLRYLLLSDNIQNRLHSLSTGSTVDHLNLEDLRSFKLPELPSLETQKKIGDSLKDFDEKIQINRKINKISQNIIQTRFNHNFDKFNPNTGQDDIDESQLPKEWESGKLGDFMNKIIERVDPTEKPELMPYLSLKHMSKGSISLDEWGYAKESKSTKYEFKEGQILFGRLRPYFCKVGVAPTDGVCSTDIQVIEPGEGEFWREFLLCQLTNSQFIDYCDRVSTGTRMPRVGWDDMCDYTIPVPPINKVQEFSEEIRPYIDLIINNIYESNRLQKSRNLLLEEFMSRNTNISNFKMEDRN; encoded by the coding sequence TTGAATTCAGAATCTCAGGCTTTAGATGAAGCGGATGAAGATTCAACTCTTCATTTAGAGCTAAGAAAAGTAGCTACTCATATCGTTGACTCTGAACACAAGTCTGCCCCTGAAAGTGAGGAAGGTTACCCGCTTATCAAAACTTCAGATTTGGAGGATGGGCGTATTGATTTTCAGAATATAGCACGTGTTGAAGAGGATATTTACCAAGATTGGACCAATAGGCTAACGCCAAAACCTGGCGACATTATTCTTACAAGAGAAGCTCCAGTCGGACGCGTCGGATTGGTACCAAACGGAAAGAAAGTATGTTTAGGACAACGGACTGTTCTAATAAGAGCTGATTCTAAAGAGGTCGACGAACAATATCTTCGATATCTATTATTGAGCGATAATATACAAAATAGGCTTCATTCTTTAAGCACTGGATCTACGGTTGACCATCTTAATCTGGAAGATCTCCGATCTTTTAAACTACCTGAGTTACCGAGCTTGGAGACTCAGAAAAAGATCGGAGATTCGTTAAAAGATTTTGATGAAAAAATACAGATAAACAGGAAAATAAATAAAATTTCACAGAATATTATCCAGACGAGATTCAATCACAACTTTGATAAGTTCAATCCAAATACGGGTCAGGATGATATTGATGAATCACAACTTCCAAAAGAATGGGAGTCTGGGAAATTAGGAGATTTCATGAATAAAATTATTGAAAGAGTAGACCCAACTGAAAAACCTGAATTGATGCCTTATTTAAGCCTCAAACATATGTCGAAAGGTTCAATTAGCCTAGATGAATGGGGATATGCTAAAGAAAGTAAAAGCACTAAATATGAATTCAAGGAAGGTCAAATTCTCTTTGGTCGCCTAAGACCCTACTTCTGCAAAGTCGGTGTTGCACCAACCGATGGAGTATGTTCTACTGACATACAAGTCATTGAACCTGGGGAGGGCGAATTTTGGCGAGAATTCCTACTTTGCCAGCTAACAAACTCGCAGTTTATTGATTATTGTGATAGAGTGTCAACAGGAACCCGTATGCCCAGAGTAGGATGGGATGATATGTGCGATTACACGATTCCAGTACCGCCGATAAATAAAGTTCAGGAATTCAGCGAGGAGATTCGCCCATACATAGATTTAATAATAAACAACATTTATGAGTCTAATAGACTACAGAAATCTCGGAACCTACTCTTGGAAGAATTTATGTCTAGAAATACTAATATAAGTAATTTCAAGATGGAGGATCGAAATTGA
- a CDS encoding class I SAM-dependent DNA methyltransferase, producing MAIAENSNGELEKKLWQTAEKLRGPVDPSEYKDFALGLLFLKSMSDSFEARRQELEEKTHDEDSHYYTEDEKERKYILTDEDEYKRENVFYLPEGTRWQYFVDNATDPQIGKKIDDAMRSIEDENPRLKGILPKGYSRSSLSSNSSNALEGLINLFADVNMEAENGDQDEDIFGRIYEYFIKQFAMEGGQKGGEFYTPKSVVELMVEILEPYEGRIFDPFSGSGGMFVQSQKFIESHGGDTDKISIYGQEVKESTLQISKMNLYLRGLDGNIKQGDSILNDQHKGLEADYVITNPPFNMSEWGRDSVADDDPRFKYGMPPSNNANYAFIQHMIHHLNNTGMAATVMANGAMSAQNSEGKIREGIIEDDLLDAVIALPKELFYTTSIPACIFILSKGKENDQHRDRGKKVLFIDATNLYETVGRTQNKLSDDHIQKISKAVKSYHGKDGVDEYEDVAGFCKVVDIDEISTNRYIVTPGRYVGTKSEDNSEEFEKQMETLSAELRKKFADSSRLQEKIDDTLREVGF from the coding sequence ATGGCTATTGCGGAAAATTCTAATGGGGAACTTGAAAAGAAACTCTGGCAAACCGCCGAAAAGCTTCGAGGACCAGTCGATCCCTCCGAATACAAGGACTTCGCACTCGGCCTACTGTTCCTCAAGAGTATGTCCGACTCCTTCGAAGCCCGCAGACAGGAACTTGAAGAGAAGACACACGACGAGGATTCCCACTACTACACTGAAGACGAGAAAGAACGCAAATACATACTAACGGACGAGGACGAATACAAACGAGAAAACGTATTCTATCTACCAGAGGGAACCCGCTGGCAATACTTCGTCGATAACGCCACAGACCCACAGATCGGGAAAAAGATTGATGACGCAATGCGGTCAATTGAAGACGAAAATCCGCGTCTCAAAGGAATTTTACCGAAAGGCTACTCCCGTTCTTCGCTTTCCAGCAACTCTTCTAATGCACTAGAAGGTCTGATCAATCTCTTCGCAGACGTCAATATGGAAGCAGAGAATGGCGATCAAGACGAGGACATCTTCGGTCGCATCTACGAATATTTCATCAAGCAGTTCGCGATGGAAGGCGGCCAAAAAGGGGGAGAATTCTACACACCGAAAAGCGTCGTTGAGCTAATGGTCGAAATCTTAGAACCGTATGAGGGCCGGATATTCGACCCTTTCAGCGGTTCCGGAGGAATGTTCGTCCAGAGTCAGAAATTCATCGAGAGCCACGGCGGCGATACTGACAAAATCTCCATTTATGGCCAAGAAGTGAAGGAAAGCACTCTCCAGATCTCCAAGATGAACCTTTATCTTCGAGGCCTAGATGGGAATATCAAACAGGGAGACAGCATTCTCAACGACCAGCACAAAGGTCTCGAAGCGGACTACGTCATCACAAATCCTCCATTCAATATGAGCGAGTGGGGTAGAGATTCAGTCGCAGATGATGATCCTCGCTTTAAATATGGAATGCCGCCATCCAATAACGCCAACTATGCTTTCATCCAGCATATGATACACCATCTCAACAACACCGGGATGGCAGCTACAGTCATGGCAAACGGAGCTATGTCCGCCCAGAACAGCGAAGGAAAGATTCGAGAAGGGATTATTGAAGACGATCTGCTTGATGCCGTAATTGCTCTCCCGAAAGAATTATTCTATACAACCAGCATTCCTGCATGTATCTTTATTCTCAGTAAGGGGAAAGAAAACGACCAACATCGGGATCGAGGAAAAAAGGTTCTTTTTATTGACGCGACAAATCTCTATGAAACCGTAGGTAGAACCCAGAATAAGCTTAGTGACGACCATATCCAAAAAATTTCCAAAGCTGTAAAATCCTACCACGGGAAGGATGGGGTTGACGAATATGAAGATGTGGCTGGTTTTTGTAAAGTGGTAGATATTGACGAGATCTCCACTAACCGATACATTGTCACTCCTGGGAGGTATGTAGGGACGAAATCTGAGGATAATAGTGAAGAGTTCGAAAAGCAAATGGAAACATTATCTGCTGAATTACGCAAAAAATTTGCTGATTCTAGCAGATTACAAGAAAAAATTGATGACACACTACGAGAGGTGGGATTTTGA
- a CDS encoding TATA-box-binding protein: MVEVVNVVASGSLGVELDLEAIAGDLDSIVDYDPDKYPGAYFRFGDSAPLITLYRTGKYIITGASSEKEARTVREEFLNILSGRKILPSAEDDWFQLQNYVCMSEVGENLNLSALAIGLGLEVTEYEPEQFPGLVYRPAEHDCVLLVFGSGKVIITGATSIQDTEEAFNTFQKRIVDLFP, translated from the coding sequence ATGGTAGAGGTCGTCAATGTTGTCGCTTCGGGATCTCTGGGTGTAGAACTGGACCTTGAAGCTATTGCTGGCGACTTAGACAGCATCGTGGACTATGATCCGGACAAATACCCTGGGGCGTATTTTCGGTTCGGGGACTCCGCTCCACTAATCACTCTCTATCGTACTGGTAAATACATCATTACTGGCGCGAGTTCAGAGAAGGAGGCTCGCACCGTCCGTGAGGAATTCCTGAACATCCTTAGTGGTCGCAAGATTCTGCCGTCAGCTGAGGATGACTGGTTCCAATTGCAGAACTATGTGTGTATGTCCGAGGTTGGTGAGAATCTCAATCTGTCTGCTCTTGCAATCGGGTTGGGTTTAGAAGTTACAGAATACGAACCAGAGCAATTCCCAGGGTTAGTATATCGACCGGCTGAGCACGACTGTGTATTACTTGTATTCGGTTCAGGAAAGGTCATTATAACAGGGGCCACAAGTATCCAAGATACGGAAGAAGCATTTAATACATTTCAAAAACGTATAGTGGATCTATTTCCGTAG
- a CDS encoding N-6 DNA methylase, with product MNEIESLEEAISLLEDQYSEEQVVVEPTLRAKQAVYPDIAVFQDSNHTKPFLLVEWSSLRTSHRAEQDLSDISEAVAGTEAPYGALLSPGVQFIFSGTSPGYQSYAHFPDIDKKEPADKRAVQSSAELDFLIDRCLGAQEAVRPNHARNDQAADEFLESLHLLLELRNTDGASPKGIEQSTISTLYSQIDDRYQWYQRGEELDNQFLIAAAGIFNGFSLDETDNDILMSLFEISDDDRRGGEYATPLEVARQMVRLSGPSSDDLVLDPAAGRGTVLSLVAKEGASGVGVEINPAILRIATFYVDLLKHDIEFTVGNFFKMRKDLRSFGDLLLISARFSTLVSWSRTFP from the coding sequence ATGAACGAAATTGAGTCCCTCGAAGAGGCGATCAGCCTTCTGGAAGACCAGTATAGCGAAGAGCAGGTCGTTGTTGAGCCCACACTGAGGGCGAAGCAGGCCGTCTATCCTGATATTGCTGTATTCCAAGATTCCAATCACACAAAACCATTTCTGCTCGTAGAATGGAGTAGTCTCCGTACAAGCCACCGGGCAGAACAAGATCTGAGTGATATCTCAGAGGCTGTTGCAGGAACCGAGGCACCATATGGTGCTCTTCTCTCTCCTGGAGTTCAATTCATTTTCTCCGGAACTAGTCCTGGCTACCAATCCTACGCTCATTTTCCAGATATCGATAAAAAGGAACCAGCTGATAAACGAGCTGTTCAATCCTCAGCAGAGCTTGACTTCTTGATTGACCGCTGTCTGGGAGCACAGGAAGCGGTTCGTCCCAATCACGCGCGGAACGATCAAGCTGCTGACGAATTTCTAGAGTCACTACATCTGTTACTTGAACTTCGGAATACAGACGGAGCGAGTCCAAAAGGGATTGAGCAATCTACGATTTCCACTCTCTACTCCCAGATTGATGATCGATACCAATGGTACCAGCGTGGTGAGGAACTTGATAATCAATTTCTGATTGCTGCCGCAGGAATATTTAATGGATTCTCACTGGACGAAACAGACAACGACATTCTGATGTCTCTCTTTGAAATTTCTGATGATGATCGTCGTGGCGGAGAATACGCTACTCCACTAGAGGTCGCCAGACAGATGGTTCGGCTATCTGGGCCGAGTTCGGACGACCTCGTCCTCGATCCAGCAGCGGGGCGGGGGACGGTTCTTTCATTGGTTGCTAAAGAGGGTGCTAGTGGAGTTGGCGTAGAAATTAATCCTGCTATATTGCGTATTGCGACGTTCTACGTCGACCTTCTCAAGCACGATATTGAATTCACAGTAGGTAATTTCTTCAAGATGAGGAAAGACCTCAGGTCCTTTGGAGATCTACTTTTAATATCTGCTCGCTTTTCCACTTTAGTTTCTTGGAGTCGAACCTTCCCGTGA
- a CDS encoding winged helix-turn-helix domain-containing protein, with protein sequence MNSEDLQQSDREILRELRKGRCTPAALTDWTNLSNQTIHNRLNVLVAAGHVEKIHKSGLYQLIDDPERLKEGQ encoded by the coding sequence ATGAATTCAGAGGACCTTCAGCAGAGTGATAGAGAAATTTTGAGAGAGCTTCGAAAAGGCCGTTGCACACCCGCTGCACTTACAGATTGGACAAACCTATCAAACCAAACTATTCATAATCGTCTTAACGTCCTTGTTGCTGCAGGTCATGTTGAAAAAATCCACAAGAGTGGATTATATCAGCTTATAGATGATCCAGAGAGGTTAAAGGAAGGTCAATAA
- a CDS encoding type 1 glutamine amidotransferase domain-containing protein, producing the protein MADPLSDTTVAIFLAQRGTEEVEFTEPKEAVENAGADVEVLGTETGEVQTVNNDLEPGDSYEIEKTFSEISADDYDALIVPGGAVGADTLRVDEDAVDLVGEFAEAQMPLGIICHGPWVLVEADAVEGRTVTSYPSLQTDIRNAGGEWVDEEVVVDEGLVTSRNPDDLPAFCDKIIEEFEEGQH; encoded by the coding sequence ATGGCAGATCCACTTAGCGATACAACCGTCGCGATCTTTCTCGCACAGAGAGGTACTGAAGAGGTTGAGTTCACCGAACCAAAGGAAGCCGTCGAGAACGCCGGAGCCGATGTTGAGGTTCTCGGTACGGAAACCGGCGAGGTACAAACCGTCAATAACGATCTCGAACCGGGCGATTCCTACGAGATAGAGAAGACCTTCTCGGAGATTTCCGCGGACGACTATGACGCGTTGATCGTTCCGGGCGGCGCGGTTGGAGCTGATACTCTTCGGGTGGACGAAGATGCAGTGGACTTAGTTGGTGAGTTTGCTGAAGCGCAAATGCCACTGGGGATAATCTGTCATGGACCGTGGGTACTAGTCGAGGCGGACGCGGTCGAGGGCCGGACCGTAACCTCCTACCCCAGCCTGCAGACCGACATTCGGAATGCAGGCGGCGAGTGGGTCGACGAAGAGGTCGTCGTTGACGAAGGACTGGTAACCAGTCGCAATCCCGATGACTTGCCTGCCTTCTGCGATAAGATTATCGAGGAATTCGAAGAAGGGCAGCATTAG
- a CDS encoding cold-shock protein, protein MANGKVDFFNDTGGYGFISTEDADDDVFFHMEDVGGPDLEEGTDIEFDIEQAPKGPRATNVVRA, encoded by the coding sequence ATGGCAAACGGAAAAGTTGATTTTTTCAACGACACTGGCGGCTACGGATTTATTTCCACTGAGGATGCGGATGATGACGTTTTCTTCCACATGGAGGACGTTGGCGGTCCGGACCTCGAAGAAGGCACAGACATCGAATTCGACATCGAACAGGCCCCCAAGGGCCCCCGAGCGACCAACGTCGTTCGCGCCTAA